Genomic DNA from Bacillota bacterium:
GGGGCACGGGCGGAGTGGCCCCGTTCCTTGCCCTGCTGCACCTGGGCCTGGGCCGCGACCTCACCGAGGCCGAAACCCACGAGGCCCGCGAGTTCTGGGCCACCTACGGCCCCCTGGACCTGAAGCTCTGCCGGGAGGCCCTGGAACGGGCCTGCCGCGACCTGGGCACCGGGCGGCACATCTCGAGCTACCTTGAGGAAATCAGGAAACGGGCACGGAGGTGAGCACCGTGTACGAGAGCTTCTTCGGCTTCACCCGCACGCCATTTGGCCGGGACCTTCCCCCGGACCAGCTCTTTCCCTCCCAGGACCACCTGGAGGCGCTCGCCCGGCTGAACTGGGCCGTCATGCAGCGTGGCATGGCCCTCCTCACCGGGGACGTGGGCTCGGGCAAGTCCACCTGCCTGCGGGCCCTGCGCGCCGCCCTGGACCCCATCAGGTCACGCTGGCTGTATCTGCCCAACCCCCTCCTTCCCGCCCGCGGGCTGTACCGCCAGCTCCTCCTGGCCCTGGGGGTAGAGCCCCGGTATCACAAGTCGGACACCGTCAACCAGCTCGCCGGGACCCTGTGGTCGGTGTTCGAGCAGGGCAAGACCCCGGTGGTGGTCATCGACGACGCCCACCTCCTCCCGGAGGCTACCCTGCAGGAACTCAGGCTGCTCACCAACTTCGACATGGACAGCGCCTGCCCCATGGCGCTCATCCTCGTCGGCCAGACCCCCCTGCGGGACAGGCTCCGGCTCTCCTGCTACGACCACATCACCCAGCGGCTCACCGTGCGGTACCACATGCGCGGGCTCACCGCCCCGGAGACCAGGGAGTACATCGCCCACCACCTAAAGGCCGCCGGGCGTACCTCGCCCCTCTTCACACCGGAGGCCATCGAGGAAATCTTCCAGTACGCCCGCGGCATCCCCAGGCGGGTCAACCACGTGTGCGCCAATTCCCTGCTCGCCGCCTTCATCGAGCAGAAGGAGCTGGTCGACCAAAAGCTGGTACTACGGGTGATCCAGGACCTAAACGGCAACTGAACTCGGATCGGCAGCTGCCCTTCCCCTGGGGCAGCCTTCTTCGTGGCCCGAAAAAGTTATCTCAATCCGAGACAAGCCGGTCAAAACAATGTGAGACGGCACACCATGACCAGGGGGCCCGCTCTTACAGGAAAGAGCCTTCTGTCTGGCCTTTTGCGGTGCGCAAGGTGTGGCCGTAAGCTGCACGTCACCTATACGGGGGCCAATGGCAACGTGGTCCGCTATGCGTGCAACAGCGCATCAGTGAACCACGGTGCGGAACGGTGCATCTCCTTCGGGGGGCTAGCGGTTGACCGGGCCGTTGAACGTGAGTTACTGAAGGTGGTTGAACCTGCGGCGGTCCAGGCAGCCCTGGATGCGCTGGCCGAGCTCGAGGCCTCACGCGACGAAAGGCGCGCTGCCCTGGAACTTGCCTTGCGGCAGCCCCGGTATGAGGCGGACCGGGCACGGCGGCAGTACGATGCGGTGGAGCCGGAGAACCGCTTGGTGGCCTCAGAGCTTGAGCGACGCTGGAATGCGGCTCTTGAGGAAGTGAGGCGGCTCGAGGAAGAACTCTGCCGTCTGCTCCCATCGGATGCGAACCTGAGTGAGGACGAGCGAGAGGAACTTCTTTCCCTCTCCGAGGACCTGCAGAGCGTTTGGAACAATCCTCTTACAGACATGCGTACGAAGAAGCGCCTGGTGCGGACGGTGATCGAGGAGATCATCGCTGACGTGGACGAGGAGAGGGCTGTGGTAGAGTTGGTGATCCGCTGGGCGGG
This window encodes:
- a CDS encoding AAA family ATPase yields the protein MYESFFGFTRTPFGRDLPPDQLFPSQDHLEALARLNWAVMQRGMALLTGDVGSGKSTCLRALRAALDPIRSRWLYLPNPLLPARGLYRQLLLALGVEPRYHKSDTVNQLAGTLWSVFEQGKTPVVVIDDAHLLPEATLQELRLLTNFDMDSACPMALILVGQTPLRDRLRLSCYDHITQRLTVRYHMRGLTAPETREYIAHHLKAAGRTSPLFTPEAIEEIFQYARGIPRRVNHVCANSLLAAFIEQKELVDQKLVLRVIQDLNGN